Part of the Pseudomonas chlororaphis genome, TCTGCGCATACGCCGCCCCGGCGATCATCACCACCAAGATGCCTGCCAGCACCGCCGACGAGCCGATGGTGCCGAAATCCAGGCCACCTTTTTCATGGGACTTGGTCATCAAGTCGCCCAGCGTCGCACCCAGGGGGCGCGTCAGTACGAAGGCGATCCAGAACAACACCACCGTGGAAATCCGGGTGAGGTACTTGAGCAGTACGACCACGGCGATGGCCGAGCCGATCAACAACGCACCGCCACCAAAGCCCAGGCCCGAATCGTCCGCCAGGTAATCGCCGAGCGCCGTGCCCAAGGTGTTGGAAAACAGAATCGCCATCCAATAGAACATCTCGCCGCGGAAGGTCTGCACCTTGGTGACGTTGAGCGAATCACCGCTCAGGCGCCAGGCGGCGAAGATCGCCAGCAGAATCGCAATCAGGATCAGCGACCCGGTGGCGTAGCCCAGTTCGAGGGTGCGGTCCATGAAATCGGACATGGTGGTGCCCGCGGTGCTGGTGGACAAGATGACAATCCAGTACAGCAAGGGCTTGTAGGTCTTGGCCATGAGCTGCGTGACCAGTGTCAGGACGAACACGCTGATCAGGATCAGCGAGCTGATGGCGTAACCGACGTCAAGGGTCATCGACAGCAGGTCCCCGGCGGTTTCCCCCAGGGTGGTCGCGCAGATTTTCATGACCCAGAAGGCCAGGGTGATTTGGGGCAATTTATTCATCGCGGGGAACGCTCCAGTGTGTGGCGGCCGGCTCTTGTACCTCTGGCCGTACGGCAGACTGGCGTTGTGGCGGTGAAAAACAGGTTGGGAATGTATGAAAAATCTGTCACTCACGGGAAATCAGCGATTAATCGCACGTTAATGCCCGCCCTTCACCCTGACCTCACTTGATCGATGACCTGCGCGACGTTCGCTCCGACGACGAGAGCGATTGAAATGCGCCGCTCTTAACATCTACTTAATCGATCTTTTTTAGCATTATTTTGAACTTTTCAATCAACTTATTTGGCGTAGCATTTAACCCATGCAAGACACATCGCCAACGACTCTGGAGTAACCGACATGAAAACCAAACTGATGCTCGCCCTGACCCTGTCCGTACTGGCCGCCAACACCTTCGCTGCGGACGGCTATGAAAAGACCGGATCGGCCGCCTTCGGCGCCGGTGCCAGCGCCGCCATCGAACGCAGCCACTCGGGCAGCTACGCGGCTGACGGTTTCGACAAGACCGGCACCGCCGACGCCATCGCGGCCGACGGTTTCGACAAGACCGGCACCGCCGACGCCATCGCGGCCGACGGTTTCGACAAGACCGGCACCGCCGACGCCATCGCGGCCGACGGTTTCGACAAGACCGGCACCGCCGACGCCATCGCGGCCGACGGTTTCGACAAGACCGGCACCGCCGACGCCATCGCGGCCGACGGTTTTGACAAGACTGGCACCGCCGAAGCCATCGGTTGAGGGTCGGGAAACAGGATCGCAGCCTTCGGCAATGCCGGAGGCTGCGATTTTTCTGCGTTCATCCATCTGGAATTAAAAGGCCGGGCCTTGCACTATGAGTCGCCGACCCATGCCTTCCAGGAACACGCTGTCATGCCCGATGAGATCCACTTCTACGAACCTGCCCACGGCCACGGCCTGCCCCACGACCCGTTCAACGCCATCGTCGGCCCACGCCCCATCGGCTGGATTTCTTCGCAGGATGCCGAGGGCCGCCTGAATCTGGCGCCCTACAGTTTCTTCAACGCCTTCAACTACATCCCACCGATCATTGGTTTTTCCAGCGTCGGTCGCAAAGACAGCCTGAACAACATTGAACAGACCGGCGAGTTCGCCTGGAACCTGGCCACGCGCCCGCTGGCTGAGCAGATGAACCAGAGCTGCGCGATGGTCGCGCCTGAGGTCGACGAGTTCGAACTGGCAGGCTTGACCCCCGCGGCCTCACGGGTGATCCAGGTGCCGCGGGTGGCTGAAAGCCCGGTGTCCTTCGAATGCAAGGTCACCCAGATCATTCAACTGCAACGGGCGGACCAGACATTGGTGCCGAGCTGGCTGATCCTGGGTGAAGTGGTTGCCGTGCACATCGCCAAATGGCTGTTGAAGGACGGGATCTACGACACTGCTGCCGCCGAGCCGATCTTGCGCGGCGGCGGCCCGGCAGACTATTTCCAGCTGGGCCCCGAGGCGCTGTTCAAGATGCATCGCCCGACGTAAGGCAATAGCGATTCGACCCTTGGCGAGGGCGCTCTGTGTCGATGATCAGTCAACTCGCCACACCAGCCCACCCTCTTCATCCACATCCTGCAGGCGGGTCAGTTCCACGGCGGCCGCTTCATCGGCCTTGGCGGCGGTGTCGAAGGATTGCTCTTCAAGCACCTTGTTGAAACGCGGCGCCCCCGAGCCACCGAGGGCTTTGGTGGCGATGGCCGCGAAATAGCCGCCCCCTTCCCGGGGCATGACGGCGGAAACAGCTTCAAAGGTTTCAAAGGCTTTACGTGCCATGCTCAAGCTTCCTGGCGATGAAAAATAACCGTCATTAAACCTTCAACCGGCCAGTTTGTGTACCGTCGCCAGGCAGCCTTCAGTCGCCTGGGCGGCGGACACTTCGCGAAAGGTGTGGAAATCCAGGCTGCTGACCACCAAGTCCTGTACCAATGCGGAAAAAATCGCCATGGCCGGGGAATTGAAGTAGGCCTCCATCACCTGCTGATGGGTCCACAGCCCCGACACCAGCCACAAGTCGGCGTCGCATTGCGATTGCTGCAACGCAAAGTGCAGGCAACCAGGGGACTGGCGCGAGGGCGCGACCAGTGTGCTCAGGCGTGCCCCCAGTTGCTTGGAGCAACCGCTGCGGGCCCGCACGAAAACCATGTGACTGACGGGGATCTGTGTCGTCATGTTCAACCCTCCCAGGTCATCCGTGGTGCAGCCGGTGACAGGCTGCGACAGGATCAAAGGTTAAGCGCCAAGGCACCAGCCTCGTTAGTCGATTCCTGCCGACCCATTGCACAATCCTGCGCCAGAGCGTTACAAAATTCGCCGAGTCGTCGACTGAATCCGGAGAACTTGAAACAAAAGGTTTCAAGCAAGTTTCGCCAGCATGGCCCGGCCGCCCCCTGTCACGCCGTGCAGGATCAGGCAAGCTTTCAACAGGATGTGGCTACCGCTGCGGCTTGCACAAACATAAGCTTTTGCCCACCGCTCTCTATTTCCCGAGGATTCCGGCATGACGCCACTCGATCACGCCCACGTCCCGCTGGACACGTACCTGGAACAACAGCGCGCCGAACTGGCGTCGATCATCCAGCGCAATACCTGCGAGGACGGCACCTACGCGACGGCGATCGCCTCGCTGAACCTGTCGCGCCATAGCCAACCCAACGAGTTTGCCCCCGTGCTGGCGCAACCGGCGCTGTGCATCATGGCCCAGGGCAGCAAACAGGTGCGCCTGGCAGACGAACAGTTCAACTACGACCCGCTGCATTACCTGGTGGTGTCGGTGTCGATGCCATTGAGCGGTTGCATCGCCAACGTGTCGCCCGAGCACCCGATCCTGGCACTGCGCCTGGACATCGACCCGGCGGAAATCACCGCGCTGATCGCCGACGCAGGCCCCTTGGGCGTGCCGACCCGCCCGGCCGGACGCGGCCTGTATGTCGAGCGCCTGGACACGCCAATGCTGGATGCCGTCTTGCGCCTGACCCGATTGCTGGACAGCCCGAAAGACATCGCCATGCTCGCGCCATTGGTGCGCCGGGAGATCCTGTATCGCCTGCTGCGCAGTCCACAGGGGTATCGCCTGTACGAAATCGCCATCGCCAACAGTCAGAGCCATCGCATCAGCCAGGCGATCAAATGGCTCAACCGCCACTTCGAACAACCGCTGCGCATCGACGAACTGGCCCGGGAAGTGAACCTCAGCGTCTCGACCCTGCACCACCGGTTCAAGGCCATGACGGCGATGAGCCCGCTGCAATACCAGAAGCAACTGCGCCTGCAAGAAGCCCGGCGGCTGATGCTGGCCGAAGGCTTGGAAGCCTCCGCCGCGGGCTATCGGGTGGGCTATGAAAGCCCTTCGCAGTTCAGCCGCGAGTACAGCCGACTGTTTGGCGCGCCGCCGTTGCGGGATCTGGCGCGGTTGCGGTTGACGGTTTGACCGGCGGTGTTGCGTTGACTGGGCCGATCCCATCGCGAGCAAGCTCGCTCCCACAAGGGATGTCCAGGGAACAAGAATGTCTGCTCACCAGCGATCAATGTGGGAGCGAGCTTGCTCGCGATGAGGCGAGTAAAAAACACCTCAGCACTTCGATGTCCAAACCTCCTGGTCAATCTCGATCAACGTCGGTCCCTGCCGCTCACGAGCCGTAAGCAGCGCCGCGCGCAGTGACGCCGTATCCTCCACAGCCTGGGCAAAGCAGCCCAGAGCCTTGGCCACGCCAATGAAATCGGGGGTGTAAATGTCCACGCCCACCGGCTCGATGGCGCGGTTGAGCATGTACTTCTTGATCTCTTCGTAACCCTGGTTATTCCACAGCAGCACGATCACCGGCACGCGTGCTTCCACGGCGCTGGCCAGTTCCGGCAGGGTGAACTGCAACCCGCCATCGCCGATCAGGCACACCACCGGCGGGCGTCCGTGCCCTTGGTCCTTGCCGCCGAGCCAGGCGCCGATGGCCGCCGGCAGCGCATAGCCCAGGGTGCCGTAGCCGGTGGACGAGTTGAACCAGCGGCGCGGCTGTTCGGGGTTGAAGGTCAGGTTGCCGGTGTACACCGGTTGGGTCGAATCACCGACGAAGACTGCGTCCGGCAGCGCCTGCAAGACATTGTCGAGGAAAACCGTCTGGGCACGGGTCGACGCGTCCCAATGGTTCGAAAGGTCGGCCCGCAACCGGGCAGCCCGCGCCGCGCCCCAGTCCTGATAGTGCTCAGCCATAGGTTGCCGACCCAAGGCATCGAGCAAGGCTGCGGCGGCGCTGCGGGCATCGGCCACCAGCGCCAGCCGAGGGGGATAGTTGCGCACGGTCTGGTCCGGGTCGATGTCGATCCGCAGCAGCGCGCCAGGGATCTCGAAACCACCGGCGAAGGTGACGTCATAGTCGGTTTCGGCCAGTTCGGTGCCGATGGCCAACACCACATCTGCCTCGGCGACCAACGCGCGGGTGGCGACCAGGCTCTGGGTCGAGCCGATCAGCAACGGGTGACGGGACGGCAACAAGCCCTTGGCGTTGATGGTCAAGGCCACCGGCGCCCCCAGGCGTTCGGCCAACGCGGTCACTTCGGCGCCAGCCTCGATGGCGCCGCCACCGGCCAGAATCAGTGGCCGGCGGGCCGTGGCCAGCATCGCCGCCATCTGTTGCACTGCAGCCGGTGCGGCCCCGGCGCGGCTGACGTTCACCGGTACACTGGCCAGCAAGGCGTCGGCGTTTTCGACCAGCACGTCCAGCGGGATTTCGATGTGCACCGGCCGCGGGCGCCCGGCCTGGAACATCGCGAACGCCCGCGCCAACACGCCGGGCAACTCGGCGACGGACAGCAGCGTGTGGGAAAACGCCGCGACGCCACTCACCAGCGCCGCCTGGTTCGGCAACTCATGCAACTTGCCCCGCCCGCCCCCCAACTGGCTGCGCGACTGCACGCTGGAGATCACCAGCATCGGGATCGAATCGGCGTAGGCCTGGCCCATGGCGGTGGTGATGTTGGTCATGCCGGGGCCGGTGATGATGAAACACACGCCAGGCTGGCCGCTGACCCGCGCATAACCGTCGGCCATGAAACCTGCGCCCTGTTCATGGCGCGGCGTCACATGGCGAATGCTTGAACGGGCCAGCCCGCGATACAACTCGACGGTGTGTACGCCAGGAATGCCGAACACCTGCTCCACGCCATAGCCTTCGAGTAACTTGACCAACACTTCGCCGCACGTTGCCATCGCCACTGCCCTTTTTCTCTTGGAATGGCGTCATTGAACGGTCAGGCCATGGCGGCAACAATCGATAAAAAGTCATACTCGCCATGTCCTCACGTCATGGCTCGCACCGATGAAACGCCTTCCGCCGCTTCCGGCCCTGCACACCTTCCTGGTCACCGCCCAGTGCTGCAACTTCACCCGGGCCGCCGAACAGTTGCACATCACCCAGGGCGCGGTGAGCCGGCAGATCGCCGGGCTGGAGGCTCATCTAGGCTATGCGTTGTTCCAGCGCCAGGCCCGGGGCTTGAGCCTGACGACGCAAGGCGCGGCGTGGCTGCCGCGGGTGCAGCAGGTGTTCAACCTGATCGGCGAGGCGGTGGAGCAGATCGGTGACAAGCACCGGGCCCTGCAACTCAAGGCCCCGACGTGCGTGCTGCGCTGGTTGTTGCCGCGCCTGCTGCAATGGCAGAAGGCGCGGCCGGATGTGCCGGTGGAGCTGACCACCACGGTCAAGCACGGCGTGGATTTCCAGCGCGAGGCCTTCGACGCCGCCGTGGTCTACGGCCCGCCGCCGGATGCCTCGCTGGCCAGCCTGCACCTGTTCGATGAACAACTGACGCCGGTCTGCTCGCGCCCGCTCCTGGACGGCCCCGTGCCGCTGCACTCGCCCGACGACCTGCAACAACATCTGTTGCTGCACCCCACCCCCGACGGGCGCGACTGGACCACCTGGCTGGACGCCGCCGGGGTGCACCTGGGCAGCGCCGC contains:
- a CDS encoding AraC family transcriptional regulator, giving the protein MTPLDHAHVPLDTYLEQQRAELASIIQRNTCEDGTYATAIASLNLSRHSQPNEFAPVLAQPALCIMAQGSKQVRLADEQFNYDPLHYLVVSVSMPLSGCIANVSPEHPILALRLDIDPAEITALIADAGPLGVPTRPAGRGLYVERLDTPMLDAVLRLTRLLDSPKDIAMLAPLVRREILYRLLRSPQGYRLYEIAIANSQSHRISQAIKWLNRHFEQPLRIDELAREVNLSVSTLHHRFKAMTAMSPLQYQKQLRLQEARRLMLAEGLEASAAGYRVGYESPSQFSREYSRLFGAPPLRDLARLRLTV
- a CDS encoding LysR family transcriptional regulator, which codes for MKRLPPLPALHTFLVTAQCCNFTRAAEQLHITQGAVSRQIAGLEAHLGYALFQRQARGLSLTTQGAAWLPRVQQVFNLIGEAVEQIGDKHRALQLKAPTCVLRWLLPRLLQWQKARPDVPVELTTTVKHGVDFQREAFDAAVVYGPPPDASLASLHLFDEQLTPVCSRPLLDGPVPLHSPDDLQQHLLLHPTPDGRDWTTWLDAAGVHLGSAAKGQHFETLDLAMSMASQGTGVAIGDWSLIGDDLSAGRLVMPFELKVGTGLGYHLVFPRKAEVAAPLQALMEWLVAQAKAR
- a CDS encoding antibiotic biosynthesis monooxygenase, encoding MTTQIPVSHMVFVRARSGCSKQLGARLSTLVAPSRQSPGCLHFALQQSQCDADLWLVSGLWTHQQVMEAYFNSPAMAIFSALVQDLVVSSLDFHTFREVSAAQATEGCLATVHKLAG
- a CDS encoding heme utilization protein yields the protein MKTKLMLALTLSVLAANTFAADGYEKTGSAAFGAGASAAIERSHSGSYAADGFDKTGTADAIAADGFDKTGTADAIAADGFDKTGTADAIAADGFDKTGTADAIAADGFDKTGTADAIAADGFDKTGTAEAIG
- a CDS encoding membrane protein; this encodes MNKLPQITLAFWVMKICATTLGETAGDLLSMTLDVGYAISSLILISVFVLTLVTQLMAKTYKPLLYWIVILSTSTAGTTMSDFMDRTLELGYATGSLILIAILLAIFAAWRLSGDSLNVTKVQTFRGEMFYWMAILFSNTLGTALGDYLADDSGLGFGGGALLIGSAIAVVVLLKYLTRISTVVLFWIAFVLTRPLGATLGDLMTKSHEKGGLDFGTIGSSAVLAGILVVMIAGAAYAQNRYGNRERAAQVS
- a CDS encoding Asp/Glu/hydantoin racemase, producing the protein MPDEIHFYEPAHGHGLPHDPFNAIVGPRPIGWISSQDAEGRLNLAPYSFFNAFNYIPPIIGFSSVGRKDSLNNIEQTGEFAWNLATRPLAEQMNQSCAMVAPEVDEFELAGLTPAASRVIQVPRVAESPVSFECKVTQIIQLQRADQTLVPSWLILGEVVAVHIAKWLLKDGIYDTAAAEPILRGGGPADYFQLGPEALFKMHRPT